Proteins encoded within one genomic window of Setaria italica strain Yugu1 chromosome IV, Setaria_italica_v2.0, whole genome shotgun sequence:
- the LOC101774188 gene encoding vacuolar-sorting receptor 6, with protein MARRAPWLASVVAAQLLLLIVAVRGRFVVEKSSVRVLAPEHIRGHHDAAIGNFGVPDYGGTLTGVVIYPDKKATGCAEFDTKFKSKSRRPVILLLDRGDCFFALKAWNAQRAGAAAVLIADSVDEQLLTMDSPEASPGTEYIDKINIPSALVNRAFGESLKKMAQKVAAGDAAGEEVVVKLDWRESMPHPDERVEYELWTNSNDECGARCDEQAEFIRGFRGHAQLLERGGYARFTPHYITWYCPEAFRLTQQCKSQCINHGRYCAPDPEQDFGSGYDGKDVVVENLRQLCVHRVANESGRPWAWWDYVMDYKIRCSMKEKKYSKTCAEDVVAALGLDLKKVLECMGDPEADAENAVLSKEQEDQIGSGSRGDVTILPTLVINNVQYRGKLERTAVLKAVCAGFKEGTEPRVCLSPDIETNECLRRNGGCWRDEATNVTACRDTYRGRVCECPVVNGVRYEGDGYTDCQAVGPGRCALNNGGCWSETIGSHTFSACSETALTGCRCPPGFHGDGHKCEDLDECREKLACTCPDCHCKNTWGNYECTCSGNQLYIRGEDVCVANGMSKLGWFITLVAVACVAGVGIAGYVFYKYRLRSYMDSEIMSIMSQYMPLDSQNNENQPLRQHDSEALRH; from the exons ATGGCGAGGCGCGCGCCGTGGCTCGCCAGCGTCGTGGCGGCGCAGCTACTGTTGCTGATCGTGGCTGTGCGGGGGCGGTTCGTGGTGGAGAAGAGCAGCGTGCGGGTGCTGGCGCCGGAGCACATCCGGGGGCACCACGACGCGGCCATCGGCAACTTCGGCGTGCCCGACTACGGCGGCACGCTCACCGGCGTCGTCATCTACCCGGACAAGAAGGCCACCGGCTGCGCCGAGTTCGACACCAAGTTCAAGTCCAAGTCCCGCCGCCCGGTCATCCTCCTGCTTGATCGTGGAG ATTGCTTCTTCGCGCTCAAGGCGTGGAACGCGCAGCGCGCGGGCGCAGCGGCGGTGCTGATCGCCGACAGCGTGGACGAGCAGCTTCTGACGATGGACAGCCCGGAGGCGTCCCCCGGCACGGAGTACATCGACAAGATCAACATCCCGTCGGCGCTGGTGAACCGCGCGTTCGGCGAGTCCCTGAAGAAGATGGCGCAgaaggtcgccgccggcgacgccgccggcgaggaggtggtggtgaagCTGGACTGGCGCGAGTCGATGCCCCACCCCGACGAGCGCGTCGAGTACGAGCTCTGGACCAACAGCAACGACGAGTGCGGCGCCCGGTGCGACGAGCAGGCCGAGTTCATCCGCGGGTTCCGGGGACACGCCCAGCTCCTCGAGCGCGGCGGCTACGCCCGCTTCACGCCGCACTACATCACCTGGTACTGCCCCGAGGCGTTCCGCCTCACGCAGCAGTGCAAGTCCCAGTGCATCAACCACGGCAG gtACTGCGCGCCGGACCCGGAGCAGGACTTTGGGTCCGGGTACGACGGGAAGGACGTGGTGGTGGAGAACCTGCGGCAGCTGTGCGTGCACCGGGTGGCGAACGAGAGCGGCCGGCCGTGGGCGTGGTGGGACTACGTGATGGACTACAAGATCCGGTGCTCCATGAAGGAGAAGAAGTACAGCAAGACCTGCGCCGAGGACGTCGTCGCCGCGCTCGGGCTGGACCTGAAGAAGGTGCTGGAGTGCATGGGCGACCCCGAGGCCGACGCCGAGAACGCCGTCCTGTCCAAGGAGCAGGAAGACCAG ATCGGTAGCGGTTCGCGCGGCGACGTGACCATCCTCCCTACCCTCGTCATCAACAACGTTCAGTACAGAG GGAAGCTGGAGAGGACGGCGGTGCTCAAGGCGGTGTGCGCCGGGTTCAAGGAGGGCACGGAGCCCCGCGTCTGCCTCAGCCCTG ACATCGAGACGAACGAGTGCCTGCGGCGGAACGGCGGGTGCTGGCGCGACGAGGCGACGAACGTGACGGCCTGCCGGGACACGTACCGGGGCCGCGTCTGCGAGTGCCCCGTGGTGAACGGCGTCCGCTACGAGGGCGACGGCTACACCGACTGCCAGGCGGTCGGGCCGGGCCGGTGCGCCCTCAACAACGGCGGGTGCTGGTCGGAGACGATAGGGAGCCACACCTTCTCCGCCTGCTCG GAGACCGCGCTCACCGGGTGCCGGTGCCCGCCGGGGTTCCACGGCGACGGCCACAAATGCGAAG ACCTGGACGAGTGCAGGGAGAAGCTGGCGTGCACCTGCCCGGACTGCCACTGCAAGAACACGTGGGGCAACTACGAGTGCACGTGCAGCGGCAACCAGCTCTACATCCGGGGCGAGGACGTCTGCGTAGCCAACGGCATGTCCAAGCTCGGCTGGTTCATcaccctcgtcgccgtcgcgtgCGTCGCCGGCGTCGGGATCGCCGGCTACGTCTTCTACAAGTACAGGCTCAGG TCGTACATGGACTCGGAGATCATGTCCATCATGTCCCAGTACATGCCGCTCGACAGCCAGAACAACGAGAACCAGCCGCTGCGGCAGCACGACTCAGAAGCTCTCAG GCACTGA
- the LOC101773784 gene encoding myb family transcription factor APL → MFPSSKKQPNTGAGSSNDRSMCVQGDSGGLVLTTDPKPRLRWTAELHDRFVDAVAQLGGPDKATPKTIMRVMGVKGLTLYHLKSHLQKFRLGKQHKEFGDHTAMEMQRNVASSSGVMGRTMNDRSVNVNEALRIQMEVQRRLHGELEVQKHLQMRVEAQGKYMQSILEKAHQALGTSDYATWPAGYRSLGNQAVLDIGSSTGFSSLQDLHFYGGSSHMDHLLHQMERPMDSFLTLGENFIGSSSADKKGPNHCSSSGKSSMIWAGEEDQQVKSGTDQLQMGSSTTMEGGISVMDPITSLYEGALSGESMGSKGFEGSSSKLEMKSPPHNKHL, encoded by the exons ATGTTCCCCTCCTCCAAGAAGCAGCCCAACACTGGCGCTGGGAGCTCAAATGATCGGTCTATGTGCGTGCAAGGTGACTCCGGCGGCCTCGTCCTCACCACCGACCCCAAGCCCCGCCTCCGGTGGACCGCCGAGCTCCATGACCGCTTCGTCGACGCCGTCGCCCAGCTCGGAGGCCCGGACA AGGCAACTCCAAAGACTATCATGAGGGTTATGGGAGTCAAGGGCCTTACCCTCTACCATCTCAAGAGTCACCTGCAG AAATTCAGGCTAGGGAAGCAGCACAAGGAGTTTGGGGATCATACAG CAATGGAGATGCAACGTAATGTGGCCTCTTCTTCAGGCGTGATGGGAAGAACGATGAACGA CCGAAGCGTGAACGTGAACGAGGCGCTAAGGATCCAGATGGAAGTCCAGAGAAGGCTCCATGGGGAACTAGAG GTGCAGAAGCACCTCCAGATGAGGGTTGAAGCCCAGGGGAAGTACATGCAGTCCATCCTGGAGAAAGCACACCAAGCCCTAGGGACCAGCGACTACGCCACGTGGCCCGCGGGGTACAGATCTCTAGGCAACCAAGCCGTCCTTGACATTGGCAGCTCCACGGGCTTCTCTTCCCTCCAGGACCTGCACTTCTATGGAGGAAGTAGCCACATGGACCACCTTCTCCATCAGATGGAGAGGCCAATGGATAGCTTCTTGACGCTGGGTGAGAACTTCATAGGGTCATCGTCAGCAGACAAGAAGGGCCCTAACCATTGCAGCTCCAGTGGCAAGAGCTCGATGATCTGGGCCGGCGAGGAGGACCAGCAGGTTAAGAGCGGCACCGACCAGCTCCAGATGGGTTCATCAACAACGATGGAGGGTGGCATCAGTGTCATGGACCCGATCACCAGCCTGTACGAGGGTGCCTTGTCAGGTGAATCCATGGGCAGCAAGGGTTTCGAGGGTTCGAGCTCCAAGCTCGAGATGAAGTCGCCTCCACACAACAAGCACCTGTAG
- the LOC101775263 gene encoding fructose-1,6-bisphosphatase, chloroplastic, with translation MPLSSSLSSFLVLRHHPPRSLPPTSNRPPLHLRLLLPPFARRRAFVCQPLAAAATDDMAAAAAAASPPTLLEHMGQAGAAADLTVLVAHIQSACKRIASLVASPGNAELSRAKAAGGGGVAADRDAPKPLDELSNDIILSSLKSSGKVAVLASEENDLPIWISDDGPYVVVTDPLDGSRNIEVSIPTGTIFGIYNRLVELDHLPLEERAQLNSLQSGTRLVAAGYVLYSSATILCISFGAGTHAFTLDWSTGEFILTHPSLQIPPRGQIYSVNDARYFDWPEGLRKYIDTIRQGKGQHPKKYSARYVCSLVADFHRTLIYGGVAMNPRDHLRLVYEANPLSFLAEQAGGRGSDGKNRILLIQPIKLHQRLPLFLGSMEDMLELESYGDVQQKVNPGYEV, from the exons ATGCCGTTATCGTcgtctctctcctccttcctcgtcctccgccaccacccgccGCGCTCGCTCCCGCCAACTTCAAATCGCCCGCCGctgcacctccgcctcctcctccctccgttcGCACGGCGCCGCGCCTTCGTCTGCCagccgctcgccgcggcggccacggacGACATGGCtgctgcggccgcggcggcgtcgcctccCACGCTGCTCGAGCACATGGGCcaggccggcgcggccgcggacCTCACCGTCCTCGTGGCCCACATCCAGAGCGCGTGCAAGCGCATCGCTTCCCTCGTGGCGTCCCCCGGCAACGCCGAGCTGTCGAGGGCgaaggcggccggcggagggggcgTGGCGGCCGACCGGGACGCGCCCAAGCCGCTCGACGAATTGTCG AATGATATCATCTTGTCATCGCTCAAAAGTTCTGGAAAGGTTGCAGTCCTCGCGTCTGAAGAAAATGATCTGCCTATTTGGATATCCGATGATGGTCCATATGTTGTTGTTACCGATCCGCTTGATGGTTCTCGCAACATTGAGGTCTCCATACCTACTGGAACAATATTTGGAATATATAACAGGCTAGTGGAGCTCGATCATCTCCCTTTGGAGGAGAGAGCTCAGCTCAATTCGCTGCAAAGTGGAACTCGCCTTGTTGCTGCTGGGTATGTCCTGTATTCGTCTGCCACCATCTTGTGTATCAGCTTTGGTGCAGGTACCCATGCCTTCACATTGGATTGGTCGACTGGAGAATTCATTCTTACACATCCTTCCCTCCAGATACCACCTAGAG GACAAATATATTCAGTGAATGATGCACGGTATTTTGATTGGCCTGAGGGCCTAAGGAAGTACATTGACACAATCAGACAAGGCAAAGGACAGCACCCAAAGAAGTACTCAGCTCGCTATGTTTGCTCACTGGTTGCTGATTTCCACCGGACGCTCATATATGGTGGAGTTGCTATGAACCCAAGGGATCATCTGCGGTTGGTTTATGAGGCGAATCCTCTCAGTTTCCTTGCTGAACAGGCTGGTGGTAGAGGGTCCGATGGCAAGAACAGAATCCTCTTGATTCAGCCCATCAAGCTGCACCAGAGGTTGCCATTGTTCTTGGGGAGCATGGAGGACATGCTTGAGTTGGAAAGCTACGGAGATGTCCAGCAGAAGGTTAATCCTGGATATGAAGTTTAA
- the LOC101774860 gene encoding uncharacterized protein LOC101774860: MRGIGAAAAAAARRHAVLPSSYAPAFSSFSGIGGGDGGFGRGRGRGLPPSGPPRAPGRTISDDDGADPFSAAAPAGRGRGEPAAPSSATIPSFAASSGVGRGRGSPLPPPPPPEDAPKQPTLTKRFDDAPPRRDPEPPSPEASSSSAPPLPRALPFTGAGRGVPRMQQPPVDKPPEENRFIRRREAAKQAAVGPTSAPGPQQPKLSGEDAVKRALELLGGGGGGRGGGRGDEDGGGRGGRGRGFRGRGRGRGRTRDDRRSVDLDDRQAIYLGDNADGEKLEKKLGEDKMKILEQAFMEAADNALPHPMENAYQEACHTNNMIEFEPQYHVNFANPDIDEKPQMSLEEMLQKVKPFIVAYEGIQNQEEWEEAVKDVMARAPHMKELIDMYSGPDVVTAKQQEEELQRVANTLPENIPSSVKRFTDKTLLSLKNNPGWGFDKKCQFMDKFTRIVSEQYK; the protein is encoded by the exons ATGCGAGggatcggcgccgccgccgccgccgccgcgaggcgGCACGCTGTGCTCCCCTCCTCCTACGCCcccgccttctcctccttctccggCATCGGCGGTGGTGACGGAGGTTTCGGAcgtgggcgcgggcgcggcctgCCGCCCTCCggcccgccgcgcgctcccGGTAGGACCATttccgacgacgacggcgcggaTCCCTTCTCCGCCGCGGCAcccgccgggcgcggccgcggggagCCCGCGGCTCCCTCCTCCGCTACCATCCCGTCCTTCGCCGCGTCCTCTGGCGTCGGTCGCGGCCGCGGAtcgccgctgcccccgccgccgccacccgaggaCGCCCCCAAGCAGCCGACCCTCACCAAGCGCTTCGACGacgctcctccgcgccgcgaTCCGGAGCCGCCGAGCCCCGaggcctcgtcctcctccgccccgccgctgccgcgcgcgctcccgttcaccggcgccggccgcggcgtgcCGCGGATGCAGCAGCCGCCGGTGGATAAGCCTCCGGAGGAGAACCGCTTCATCCGGCGCCGCGAGGCGGCGAAGCAGGCGGCCGTCGGGCCTACCTCGGCTCCCGGCCCGCAGCAACCGAAGTTGTCGGGGGAGGACGCTGTGAAGCGCGCATTGGAGCtcctgggaggaggaggcggaggccgcggcgggggccgcggcGACGAAGATGGCGGAGGGCGCGGTGGCAGGGGTCGCGGCTTCCGTGGTCGCGGCCGTGGCAGGGGTCGCACGCGTGACGACCGCCGGTCTGTTGATCTGGATGACCGGCAAGCGATCTACTTGGGGGACAACGCCGACggtgagaagctggagaagAAGCTTGGCGAGGACAAGATGAAGATTCTGGAGCAGGCGTTTATGGAGGCGGCAGATAATGCGCTGCCACATCCAATGGAGAATGCGTACCAAGAGGCTTGCCACACAAACAACATG ATTGAGTTTGAACCACAGTACCATGTGAATTTTGCTAATCCTGATATTGATGAGAAACCACAAATGTCATTGGAGGAGATGCTTCAAAAGGTGAAGCCCTTCATAGTTGCGTATGAGGGCATCCAGAACCAGGAAGAATGGGAG GAAGCTGTGAAAGATGTAATGGCTAGAGCACCCCATATGAAAGAGCTCATAGATATGTACAGTGGACCTGATGTTGTTACTGCAAAACAACAAGAAGAGGAGCTGCAAAGAGTTGCAAATACTCTCCCTGAAAACATCCCTTCTTCAGTAAAGCGGTTTACTGACAAAACTCTACTCTCTCTTAAG AACAACCCTGGCTGGGGTTTTGACAAGAAATGCCAATTCATGGACAAGTTCACTCGCATTGTTTCAGAGCAATACAAGTAG